The DNA segment ggaaaatccatggatagagaagcctggtaggttacataGCCCATAGagtcataagagttggacatgacttagcaactgaaccacaccACCCTCATTCCACATGCCCAGAGTATCTATGGTGAGAGATGAGACTACTAAGGGGCCTAGGGAGCCATTTCCTCCAGAGTGAAAGGGCAGGGGTACTGACCTGGAAGTATACCATCCAATAGGGTACCAAAGTCACCATGATGGGCAAGATCTTCACCAGCACCTGGAAGTTGGCGATGTCCTCTTGGCGGGAAGGGCCAGGCTGCCAAGACCTCTGGTCAGGCAGCAGCCGGGCACTGGGAGGGTCTCTAAGGGGCAAAAGAGGCAGCAGATTAAATGGCAGCTACTGTCACCACCACCACGGCTACCTTCCCACCGCCACCATCATCCCCTACTTTAATCCCACTCCCCTATCACCAGTTATCACAGCCATCATCTCAGAAATcactgccctcctctcctccactcCACCATCAGTATCACTTTCATTGACATTATCAACATTTGCACCCCTATCAGCATCATTAGTACAGTAACCACAGTCACCAAAGCCATCCTCTCCACGGAGTTCTCATTGCTATCAccattaatttgtgtgtgtgtgtgtgtgtgttggcattGCCACTGTCAATACGATCACTATCATCCCTGAAGCAGAGGTGGTGATTAAGACTCATTCCATCATAGAGCTTCAGCCTCTTGGGTCCTAGGGGAAGTAAGACCAGAGGCTGTGGCAAGCAGAGTCTTGGGGGATTTTTTGGCTCATAGTGTTGATTTGCCCTGGgaatcagggaagcccccattcatGCTTGACTCAGGGAAAGAGGCATTACAGTTTGAGACAGTCCAGTTCCCCAGATGTGGTCTCCAAGTCCATCCTCCTTAACAGGCAACATGTGAGCCCTCTCCCTACACACCAAAGAATGGAGAGGTAGGGGTAGGGGGAACAATATTAGGAGGCAGAAAAGATCAGCTTTTACCCTTTGCCCTTTGTCTTGAGAAGTTTTTAATCCCTCTCACCCAAGAGCCTTGGCTCATCCTTTGAGACTCCCAAAGGGAAGATACCAGTGTGGTGTAATGACCATCATGAGCTTCTCCCCTCCCAGTTTGTGATGCCTCTTCTTGGCTGACGGATGGAGTTTATCTGCCCTGCCCTTGAATCTGAGCAAGCCTGTGACTGTGCTAACCAACAGAATGAGGAAGAAGTGATGCTCTGGGACTCAGAAACTCCAAAAGGCCTTCCAGGGATGCAGAGCTTCCACTTCCTGTCTTTTAGGACATTTTCTCTTGGaatgcttcctttccttcctggccCAAACACCTTGCCTCCCGGGGGCGAGGCCACACAAAGAGGAACCAAGGTACGCTTTCTGACAGTCAAGGTCAACTGCCAACCAGGAATGTGAGGTGTCTTCGGTGTTCTAACCCTTACAAGTCCCCATGTGACTGCAGCCCCCATGACATCACAAGAAGCAGAATTACCCAGGTGAGCCCAGTGAACCACAGGACTTTGAGAGGCAAAAAAGGTGGTAGCTTAAGACACTAAGTTCTGGGGTGGTTCATTAGGCAGCAATGGATCATTCAAACAAAACCTTATAGCAATGTACCACGTTGGGAGAAAACATGCTCTATACCTTTTCTGTCTAGATTCCACGGATGGGAGCTGTAACTGGGTCCACGGTCTGGAGACAGGTTTGCTTAGCATAAGTAGTCAATAAACTCAGGGAACAGAGGGGCAAAAGGCAGCCATTGTGCATGTGCAAGATTATTCAGAACTTTCctcccttgttgttgtttagtcactcagtcgtgtctgactctttgcaaccccatggactacagcatcccaggtttccctgtctttcaccatctcccggagtttgctcagactcatgtccactgagtagctggttttgccatccaaccattttgtcctctgtcatccccttctcctcctgccttcaatttttcatcagggtcttttctaatgagttggctcttcacatcaggtggtcaaagtattggagattcagcttcagcatcagtccttccaatgaatgttcagggttgatttcctttaggattgactggtttgatctccttgctgtccaagggactctcaagagtcttctccaataccacagttcaaaagcatcaattctttggtgctcatccttctttatggtccaactatcacatctgtacaagactactggaaaaaccatagctttgactatatgaatctttgttggcgaagtaacgtttctgctctttaatatggtcatagcttttcttccaagaagcaagagtcttttaatttcatgactgcagtcaccatctgtagtgattttggagcccaagaaaataaagtctgtcactgtttccattatttccccatctatttgacatgaagtgatgggactggatgccatgatctttgttttttgaatgttaagttttaagccagcttttccactctcctctttcacctgcatcaagaggctctttagttcctctttgctttctgccataatggtggtgtcacctgcatatctgaggttatttctcccagtagtcttgattccagcttgtgcttcatccagtctggtattttgcatgatatactctgcatataaattaaataagcagggtgacaatgtacagccttgatgtactcctttcctaattttgaaccagtctgttccatgtctggttctaactgttgcttcttggcctgcatacaggtttcgcaggaggcaggtagggtggtctggtattcccatctctttaagaattttccagtttgttgtgatccacacagtcaaaggctttagtgtagtcaatgaagcagaagtagatgtttttctggaattctcttgctttttctatgattcaacagatgttgtcaatttgatctctggttctcctgcctcttctaaatccagcttgaacatctgaaagttcatatttcatgtactattgaagcctggcttggagaattttgaacagtactttgctagcatgtgaaatgaatgcaattgtgcagtagtttgaacattctttggcattgcctttctttgggattggaatgaaaactgaccttttccagtcctgtggccattgctgagttttgcaaatttgctggcatattgagtgcagcactttaactgcatcatattttacaatttgaaatagctcaactggaattccatcacctccactagctttgtttgcagtgatgctttctaaggcccacttgactttgcactccaagatgtctggctctaggtgagtgatcacaccatcacagttATTTGAGTCATTAAggtattttttgtatagttcttcagtgtattcttgccacctcttcttaatatctttggcttccataccatttctttcctttattgtgaccatcttttcatgaaatgttcccttggtatctctaattttcttgaagagatcgctagtgtttcccattctattgttctcctctttttctttgctttgttcacttaagaaggctttcttaactctccttgctattctttggagctctgcattcagatgagtatatctttcctttctgcctttgcctttcacttctctacttttctcagctatttgtaggacctcctcagataaccattttgctttgttacatttcttttttgaggGGATGGTTTTCCTCCCTTGGGAAAAGAAACTGGTTTGGCTGACTTCTTAGTCTTTCTTATACTTAATATCAAGGTGGTGTAGAATTCTGTCCCAACTGCCTTCATTGGTACCATCATCTCCACAACTACCACCTCTGCTGCCATGGTTTGTCTTTATTGCCAGAAGTTATTGTCACTGATAACACCATCATCCCTATATTCATCACTTCCATCACTGTCAAGACTATTAACATCCTCATACTTTCTACAGTTAGTTCACTGTCAATATTACCACCACCCTCATCTCCATCACCATCCTCAGGCATAGTGGGCAGCTCTAGCTGCCCATCATCATGAAGGGCTACCACTGGAGCTGATCCAGAGTATCTTTAAACTGGACCACCTGGCCCCTCCCCCCAGAGTCCCCTCCTCACCTGGAAGAGCGTCGGTGCCACAGTCGGGGACAGCAGTTTTGGAGAGCAAGTTTGAGCATGGAGGACACTTGGCTGCCTGTGGGAGGTTTGATGATGAAGCTGGGGGTGGcaaagaggaagatgaagaaggCCAGGCCCACACAGCCCATGATGATGCAGTAGCCCAGCAGGAAGCTGATATTCTGTTGGATAAAGGCCACCACCAGCAACGACAGCATGGCACCCACATTGATGCTCCAGTAAAACCAATTGAAGAAGCGGCGGCTGGCATGGCGGCCAAGATCCATCACCTGCCAGGCAGGGGTAAGAGTAAGGAGCAAGGAGGTTTGGTGGCACCCTGCCATGACATACTCTCTGTTACTGCATGACCCTCCTACAGAGACACTTCTTGCATCAGTTGGTGGGCATTCTGGCACTTTCTTAATCCCTGATCACtaagtagatgctcaataatatttgtcgaatgaatgaataaaccctTCCCTTGGGAGTCACTTGTTAATGATAAGGACATTTTGGCGCAGCTGTTTCTTCATGCCCTTGACACACATTGCTTTTTTATTGTCACTAAGTGGTGCACACAACAGATGTCTCTCATGCCACTTTGTTCATTTCTAGCTGATTTATCCCTTTGTGTTTGAGCAGACCATGGTGTGCATAACCTTCATAGTCAGAAAAAAGCCAGTCAAGATCTCAGGTCTGCTCCACAGTATTAAATATGATTCATGCATATTATTGGAAGAACAAAAGTCCAATGGAACATTTCCTCTGCAGTTTGGAGATGCAAATAGTGTTTTCTgttgtgcccccacccccacttgccTCCCAGTCAAACAAAGTTGGCATAATCAGGGAAAGCAGAAGCCATCCCAGATGCAGCCCCAAGAGCAGACTCTggtctgattaaaaaaaaaacaaattcaggcCCCCCAGCAAGGGCAGAAGGGCTGAAAAATCTTTACTCGGGGTTTGGATCAATCTGTGACAGCCAAGCCCCAGGCCCACTTCCAGTCTGCTGGCTTGGATCAACTGTATTGGCAGCTGTCCTGCTCCTAGATCCTGGTCCAGattctgactcagcaggtctggggcAGGGCCCGGACATCTGAAATCTGAAAAAGCAGTGAGCTCTGGAAGTCACCTCTCTAAATAAGCAAATTTGTACCCCATTACCCCTTCAACAATTCCCCAAATCTCGGAACCCATCATTCTTCTTCTACCCAGAGATACATATATCCATTAGCTAAGCAGATTTTGTAAAGCTTTAACTTCTGTGATTGCACTAGAAAAAAGATAACTAggtattttgttccttttccagATGTAAGATTAGAGTTCACACAGATGCATTTAAAACTGCATCCCTTTGGAGATTTTGAGGGATCCTCTTGGCAGTAAAAAGGGAAGGGCCTGTCCACTCACTGAAAATCCTTGCCTGTAGACTTTCAAGCAGAAAATCGAATAAGTCCCATAATGAGCAGTCACTCCATTTATTAATTGGATGTAAAATGAATATGACAATTGAAACTCTAAGGGGAAGAGCAGGCAGCCCATTCAGGATATAAATGAGTTCTCCCAAAATGAGCAGCCACTTTGCTGAGAATGATGGATGGCCTGTTCTGAAACCAGCAAGTGTGTTAAAACGCTTGGCTCCTGTGTATGGCTTTCTGCCAGATGATGCCaacccttcccaccctccctgcccaTCTGACTGTCCCCCTAATTCTGCAACAGCCCCCTCACTGCTCTTGTGTGcccactcttgtgacccccatccACTCTCTACCTTGTGGCTAGAGCCATTTTAAAGAACTCAAATCTAATCATGCCCATCCCTGCCTCAAATCATTTTAGTGTTTCTGAGCTGCCTAGGGGTCAGGTCAGACCCCCAGGCAGCCTTCCAGCCTGGCCCGGCCCCACCCAAAGTCCATGCTGCCCAGTGGCTGAGCCTCTGAGAGGTCAATTCCGCCACCAAGAGGTGGGAGAGACAGGAGGCAGTAGATGGCTGAGGCCCTCTGGAGGTCAATGAGGTCAAGGCACAGGTTAAGGGCACCTGGGGATAGGGTGGGATGTCAGTGAAGAGGAGCGTTAAGGGAATGTGAGAGATCCCCAGTGGCAGATTTTGGGGGTCTCCTGGTCTGAAGGAAGGTCAGTGGGGGCTGAGAAATGGAGAGGGCTGTCCTGGGGGCACTGAATCCCTCATCAGCAAAGCTATCCAAACAGGCTGGGTGAGTCACTCCTTGGCAAGGTCACTGGAGACTATGTTGGATGCTGGACTGTGGATGACAGCTGGATGCAATGATTCTTTCTAAAATGTCCCTTTCTGATTGTAACACAtgttattaaaaaacattttaaaacagacaGTTAGGTAAAAAAAAGTACAACTAGTCCAGTGGCCTGTTCCCACTACTGTTAAAATTTTTCCCAGTTTCTCCCTTCTGTTGACACCTGGTCTTTTCACATGGCTGTGATCATATTCTGTATGCAGTTGTGCATTGCTTTTTCTCATTAACATtgtaagtgatttttttcaaatcatgttacatattttaaaaaattactgtctTAACATCCCACTGAGTAGAACTATCAAAATACAGCTGTGCTATTAGgtatttttccagcagtcatgtacggatgtgagagttggaccataaaggaggcagaggccccaagaattgatgcttttgaactgtggcgctggagaagactcttgagagtcccttggactacaaggagatcaaaccagtcaatcctagaggaaatcaatcctgaatattcactggaaggactgatgatgaagctgaagctctaatactttaaccacttgatgcaaagaaccgactcattggaaaagacactaatgctgggaaagattgagggcaggaggagaagggggcaacagaggatgagatggttggatggcttcactgattcagtggacgtgaatatgggcaaactccgggagacagtgagggtcagggaagcctggcgtgctgcagttcatggggttgcaaagagtcagacatgacttggcaactgaacaacaataaattagGTGATTATTCATTCAGTTAGCAAATATCTATTGAATTTTATGTGCCATCTTCTGTCCAAAAGGGTACAGAAAAAGGCTCAGAAGTTAGGATATTGGCCCAAGTGCCGCTGGTTCCTGAGCAGCAGAGCTAAGATCTGAGCAAGTGGGCCTGACTCCACCTCTGGTACAGCTGGCGGGAAAAGGCTTGCTCCTCTTGCAGCCCCCAGATCGCTCTAACACGCCAAGCTGGGGCTCCTGATGGGGCCTGAAGTCCAGGTAGCCGTATCCTCCTTTGGAGCTGCTCTCTAAGAGACCTTGGAAAGGTTGATTGATGTCCTGaaacctcagtgtcctcatctgtaaaatggcataaTACAACTACCTACCCTGTAAGTAgttcagaggatgaaatgaattaaaacaCGGAAAGTGACACATGGTCAAAGAAGGCCAACTAGGGCTGTCACTATTGTTGTCGTTTTAGTTGTTGAAATAAGCAAACCCCGAGCCACCCCCTCCCGCACCCCGCACCCCCAGCTTctttcaaataaggaaactggACCCGGAGAGGGGAAGTGGTTTGTCGGAGGTCACGCTGGCAGTCGTAGCCTCCTGACTCCCaggtccctccctctccccccaccctccccggcCCTCTGCCACTCACCTGGTCAGCCCCGAAAGAGGTGAGGTTGCTCCTGACGGAGCTGGCGGCCAGGGCGAGCAGCAGCAGCACCGCGTAGATGGTGGGTGCGCAGTAGGTGGCGCGCGAGGGGTGCTGGCAGCCGGGCGAGGGGCAGGCGGGCACCAGGTGCGCGGAGGGTATTTCTCCGCAGAAGGAGCTGCGGCCGTCGGGGAAGGCGGTGGCGGCCAGCAGGCCCGAGGCGGCCAGGTAGAGCAGCAGGCTGAGCACGATGGCGCGGTAGCGGCCCAAGTACACGTCGGCCAGCCAGCCGCCCACGGGCGACAGCAGGTAGGAGGCGCCCAGGAAGACAAGTGCGGCACGGGACGCCTGCTCGCCTCCCCAGTTGAGTTCGGCGCTGTTCAGGTAGAGCACGAGGTTGCCGGTGACGCCGAAGAAGGCGGCGCGCTCCAGCATCTCCACCAGCAGCACCGCGGCCGCCGCGGCCCGCCACCACCGACGGGGCCCCTGCGGCCTGCGCGCCAGGAGCGGCTGGCGTTCCTCCGACTCCCAGAGCGCCCCAGGGGCACGCGTCCCGGCCA comes from the Odocoileus virginianus isolate 20LAN1187 ecotype Illinois chromosome 28, Ovbor_1.2, whole genome shotgun sequence genome and includes:
- the SLC15A3 gene encoding solute carrier family 15 member 3 produces the protein MAGTRAPGALWESEERQPLLARRPQGPRRWWRAAAAAVLLVEMLERAAFFGVTGNLVLYLNSAELNWGGEQASRAALVFLGASYLLSPVGGWLADVYLGRYRAIVLSLLLYLAASGLLAATAFPDGRSSFCGEIPSAHLVPACPSPGCQHPSRATYCAPTIYAVLLLLALAASSVRSNLTSFGADQVMDLGRHASRRFFNWFYWSINVGAMLSLLVVAFIQQNISFLLGYCIIMGCVGLAFFIFLFATPSFIIKPPTGSQVSSMLKLALQNCCPRLWHRRSSRDPPSARLLPDQRSWQPGPSRQEDIANFQVLVKILPIMVTLVPYWMVYFQMQSTYVLQGLHLQIPNIFPNYPTNRSEDLRVQSSVYKIPEAWLLLANVVVLLILVPVKDHLLDPLLLRCKLLPSALQKMALGMFFGFTSVIVAGILEMKRLEYINHNQTVSQQIGRDTYYAAPLSIWWQTPQYLLIGISEIFASIAGLEFAYSEAPRSMQGAMMGIFFCLSGVGSLLGSSLVGLLSLPGGWLYSPEDNGNINKYRMDLYFFLLAGIQAAAAVLFIMITGRYEKVAKGPAPQNCPRRDCG